A part of Propioniciclava coleopterorum genomic DNA contains:
- a CDS encoding MarR family winged helix-turn-helix transcriptional regulator, with the protein MPKTSARWLSQEQQLVWRSYLDAVAKIDRHLDDRLRPFGLDLGEYEILVRLSESEGRQMRMSDLAAAARQSRSRLTHTVTRMERKGLILRTPCPDDRRGVVAELTEAGLDLLRDAAPEHVASVRDVFIDAVEPSDFAALGRAMAAVNAVTH; encoded by the coding sequence ATGCCGAAAACGTCCGCCCGCTGGCTCAGCCAGGAGCAGCAGCTCGTGTGGCGGTCCTACCTCGACGCCGTCGCGAAGATCGACCGGCACCTCGACGATCGGCTGCGCCCGTTCGGACTCGACCTGGGCGAGTACGAGATCCTGGTGCGGCTGTCGGAGTCCGAGGGTCGGCAGATGCGGATGTCCGACCTGGCGGCGGCCGCGCGGCAGTCCCGCTCGCGCCTCACGCACACCGTCACCCGCATGGAGCGCAAGGGCCTGATCCTGCGCACCCCCTGCCCGGACGACCGCCGCGGCGTGGTGGCCGAGCTCACCGAGGCGGGTCTGGACCTGCTGCGGGACGCCGCCCCCGAGCACGTCGCCTCGGTGCGCGACGTGTTCATCGACGCGGTCGAGCCGTCCGATTTCGCGGCCCTGGGACGCGCCATGGCGGCCGTGAACGCCGTGACACACTGA
- a CDS encoding FAD-binding and (Fe-S)-binding domain-containing protein, producing the protein MTSRNPGAAASDPATALPGVDATTLTRGLYSTDASLYRVVPAGVAVPRDRAELEALVDAARAAGVPLTLRGAGTSCAGNAVGPGVVADVARHLTVIHELDADAALAVVDPGVVQDVLSRRAQTVGLRFGPDPSTFTRCTIGGMIGNNACGPRALGYGRTSDNVVALDVITGTGERLTLDSRTDLRASDSPTLRALHALVMANLGVIRTQFGRFGRQVSGYSLEWLLPENGFDVAKFLAGTEGTLAVVTRATVRLVADAPFTTMVALGYPTMPDAADAMPAILPFRPTAVEGMDARIVDVVRRTLGAGAVPPLPAGEGWVFVELTDDDEARLLERADALLATSGCLEGEVVTDTAKADRLWKIRSDGAGLAGVSLARPAYAGWEDAAVPPEKLGDYLRDFDALLVEHDLEGLPYGHFGDGCVHCRIDFPLTQVDDGGARYRAFVEAAAALVASYGGSLSGEHGDGRARSELLATMYSPEAIALFGQVKAIFDPDGLLNPGVLVDPAGVDADLRAPQVRRSPLFLADPGFVEDVHRCTGVGKCVAANLSGVMCPSWQATREEKDSTRGRARILQEMINGTLVTDGWRSPEVHEALDLCLSCKGCSRDCPTGTDMAAYKSRVQYEAFKGRPRPLDHYSMGWLPRWGRLVSSNPVLPRLANAVLQTPLLSGLAKRLAGVDAHRGMPRFAPGSRRAAARRSVEGKVGAKGEVVLWVDSFSDAFAGDHVATTAAVLLANGWTPRLLERKACCGLTWITTGQLDGATRELRNATDVLHPHVARGLKVVGTEPSCLAVWRSDALELIPDDRRVAEVAASVMTLAEFLDADAAFEVPDLSGHTIVAQPHCHEASVMGWAAEASLLAKTGAKVVKVQGCCGLAGNHGMIAGHYDFSVSVFGTNLGPALDAAGPDAIVLADGFSCRTQLEDLRGLQALTFAELLAAHHS; encoded by the coding sequence GTGACCAGCCGCAACCCCGGGGCGGCGGCGTCCGACCCTGCCACCGCGCTTCCCGGCGTCGACGCGACCACCCTGACCCGCGGGTTGTACTCCACCGACGCCTCCCTGTACCGCGTGGTGCCCGCCGGGGTCGCCGTGCCGCGCGATCGCGCGGAACTGGAGGCCCTGGTGGACGCCGCCCGCGCCGCCGGCGTCCCGCTGACGCTGCGCGGGGCCGGCACCTCGTGCGCGGGCAACGCGGTCGGGCCGGGCGTCGTCGCCGACGTCGCCCGCCACCTGACCGTCATCCACGAGCTGGACGCCGACGCCGCGCTCGCCGTCGTCGACCCGGGCGTGGTGCAGGACGTGCTGTCGCGCCGCGCCCAGACCGTGGGGCTCCGCTTCGGGCCCGACCCGTCCACGTTCACCCGCTGCACCATCGGCGGCATGATCGGCAACAACGCCTGCGGCCCGCGCGCCCTGGGCTACGGCCGCACCTCCGACAACGTGGTCGCCCTCGACGTCATCACTGGGACCGGCGAGCGGCTCACTCTCGACTCCCGGACCGACCTGCGGGCGTCGGACTCCCCCACGCTGCGCGCCCTGCACGCGCTCGTCATGGCCAACCTCGGCGTGATCCGCACCCAGTTCGGCCGGTTCGGCCGGCAGGTCTCGGGCTACTCGCTCGAGTGGCTGCTGCCTGAGAACGGCTTCGACGTCGCCAAGTTCCTGGCCGGCACCGAGGGCACGCTCGCGGTCGTCACCCGCGCGACGGTGCGCCTCGTCGCCGACGCGCCCTTCACGACCATGGTGGCGCTCGGCTACCCGACCATGCCGGACGCCGCGGACGCGATGCCCGCGATCCTGCCGTTCCGGCCCACCGCCGTGGAGGGCATGGACGCCCGCATCGTCGACGTCGTCCGGCGCACGCTCGGCGCGGGGGCGGTGCCGCCGCTGCCGGCCGGCGAGGGCTGGGTGTTCGTCGAGCTCACCGACGACGACGAGGCCCGCCTGCTGGAGCGGGCCGACGCGCTGCTCGCGACGTCCGGCTGCCTGGAGGGCGAGGTCGTCACCGACACGGCCAAGGCCGACCGGCTGTGGAAGATCCGCTCCGACGGCGCCGGCCTGGCGGGGGTGAGCCTGGCGCGTCCGGCGTACGCGGGCTGGGAGGACGCCGCGGTCCCGCCCGAGAAACTCGGCGACTACCTGCGCGACTTCGACGCCCTGCTGGTCGAGCACGACCTGGAGGGGCTGCCGTACGGCCACTTCGGCGACGGCTGCGTCCACTGCCGCATCGACTTCCCGCTCACCCAGGTCGACGACGGCGGCGCCCGCTACCGGGCCTTCGTCGAGGCGGCGGCCGCGCTGGTGGCGTCCTACGGCGGCTCCCTGTCCGGCGAGCACGGCGACGGGCGGGCCCGCTCCGAACTGCTGGCCACCATGTACTCCCCCGAGGCGATCGCGCTGTTCGGGCAGGTCAAGGCGATCTTCGACCCCGACGGGCTGCTCAACCCGGGCGTGCTGGTCGACCCGGCCGGCGTGGACGCCGACCTGCGCGCCCCGCAGGTGCGCCGCTCGCCGCTGTTCCTGGCCGACCCCGGCTTCGTCGAGGACGTGCACCGGTGCACCGGCGTCGGCAAGTGCGTGGCGGCGAACCTGTCGGGTGTCATGTGCCCCAGTTGGCAGGCGACCCGCGAGGAGAAGGACTCCACCCGGGGCCGCGCGCGCATCCTGCAGGAGATGATCAACGGCACGCTGGTGACCGACGGCTGGCGCAGCCCCGAGGTGCACGAGGCGCTCGACCTGTGCCTGTCCTGCAAGGGGTGCTCGCGCGACTGCCCCACCGGCACCGACATGGCCGCCTACAAGTCGCGGGTGCAGTACGAGGCGTTCAAGGGACGCCCGCGCCCCCTGGACCACTACTCGATGGGCTGGCTGCCGCGCTGGGGCCGGCTGGTCAGCAGCAACCCCGTCCTGCCGCGGCTCGCCAACGCCGTGCTGCAGACGCCGCTGCTCTCCGGCCTGGCCAAGCGGCTCGCCGGGGTCGACGCCCACCGGGGCATGCCGCGGTTCGCCCCCGGATCGCGCCGGGCCGCCGCGCGCCGCTCGGTGGAGGGGAAGGTCGGCGCCAAGGGCGAGGTCGTCCTGTGGGTCGACTCGTTCTCGGACGCCTTCGCCGGCGACCACGTCGCCACCACCGCCGCCGTGCTGCTGGCCAACGGCTGGACGCCCCGGCTGCTGGAGCGCAAGGCCTGCTGCGGGCTGACCTGGATCACGACCGGCCAGCTCGACGGCGCCACCCGGGAACTGCGCAACGCCACCGACGTGCTCCACCCCCACGTGGCGCGCGGGCTGAAGGTCGTCGGCACCGAGCCCAGCTGTCTGGCGGTGTGGCGCTCGGACGCCCTCGAGCTCATCCCGGACGACCGGCGCGTGGCCGAGGTCGCGGCGTCGGTGATGACCCTGGCGGAGTTCCTGGACGCCGACGCCGCCTTCGAGGTGCCCGACCTGTCCGGCCACACCATCGTCGCCCAGCCGCACTGCCACGAGGCGTCGGTCATGGGGTGGGCCGCCGAGGCGTCCCTGCTCGCCAAGACGGGCGCGAAGGTCGTCAAGGTGCAGGGCTGCTGCGGCCTGGCCGGCAACCACGGCATGATCGCGGGCCACTACGACTTCTCGGTGTCGGTGTTCGGCACCAACCTCGGCCCCGCCCTGGACGCCGCCGGCCCCGACGCGATCGTGCTCGCCGACGGGTTCTCCTGCCGCACCCAACTGGAGGACCTGCGCGGCCTGCAGGCGCTGACGTTCGCCGAACTCCTGGCAGCTCATCACTCCTGA
- a CDS encoding acyl-CoA thioesterase: MEAYRVRVPLRWVDLDAQGHANNASILDYLQEARVDFLLNSPQGHLLGDGIIVVEHRVEYLGPVWFGGEDVDVDLWVGRVGAAQFDLGYEVFQGERLVARARTLMANFDFAAHRPARLARRSGPGSPSAAPSWTPSRPWATSGSGTATTGTRSRCAGPTSTPTATSTTWCSSTTSPRRGSP; this comes from the coding sequence TTGGAGGCCTACCGCGTCCGCGTCCCGCTGCGCTGGGTCGACCTCGACGCCCAGGGGCACGCCAACAACGCCAGCATCCTGGACTACCTGCAGGAGGCGCGCGTCGACTTCCTGCTGAACAGCCCGCAGGGCCACCTGCTCGGCGACGGGATCATCGTCGTCGAGCACCGGGTGGAGTACCTGGGTCCGGTCTGGTTCGGCGGGGAGGACGTGGACGTCGACCTGTGGGTCGGGCGGGTCGGCGCGGCGCAGTTCGACCTCGGCTACGAGGTGTTCCAGGGCGAACGCCTCGTGGCCCGCGCCCGGACGCTGATGGCCAACTTCGACTTCGCGGCGCACCGCCCGGCGCGGCTGGCCCGCCGGAGCGGGCCTGGTTCGCCGAGCGCAGCACCGAGCTGGACGCCTTCGCGCCCCTGGGCGACTTCCGGGTCGGGGACGGCTACCACCGGCACCCGATCACGGTGCGCTGGTCCGACGTCGACACCTACGGCCACGTCAACAACGTGGTGTTCTTCGACTACGTCGCCGAGGCGCGGATCGCCCTGA
- a CDS encoding AMP-dependent synthetase/ligase, whose amino-acid sequence MTDIQHVLDNRPPTVGAMFSGRVEATPNNEAFRYPDDHGDWVSLSWRRTRDIVWEIAAGLLALGLQPEERVAIASNTRIEWVLMDLATNCAGGATTTVYPNTQGEEFAHIITHSDSHFFVAENPEQLAKLRELVGAEQLRAAILLDGSDEDAYSLDALREKGRAHLAENPRAVEDAVAATRPDSLATLIYTSGTTGLPKGVELLHSNWTYEGVAVDQLEIIGPDSLQYFWLPLSHVFGKAVMMIQLQIGFASVVDGRLEQIVPGLGETHPSFMCGAPRIFEKVRNAVKAKTATGVKAKIARWAFAVGRESRPYRLEGKPLPFAMGIAYKIADKLVFSSLKEKMGGNIEFFISGSAKLSEQVQEWFYSAGIVVVEGYGSTETSAVASVNVPSTPRFGTVGPALPGSEFRIAEDGEVLLKGPGVMRGYHKDPEQTAEVLDADGWFHTGDIGELDADGYLRITDRKKDLMKTSGGKYVAPQKVEGALAANIPYVSQAVAVGDGRKYISALLTLDPAAVENWATRHGKEGMSYAEVTQLPEMRESIDRFLRRANAKLERWETVKKYAILDHELTVEQGGVTANMKLRRSAIAKDYADLVDSMYEVED is encoded by the coding sequence ATGACCGACATCCAGCACGTGCTCGACAACCGGCCACCCACGGTCGGGGCGATGTTCAGCGGGCGAGTGGAAGCGACGCCCAACAACGAGGCGTTCCGCTATCCCGACGACCACGGCGACTGGGTCAGCCTGAGCTGGCGCCGGACGCGCGACATCGTCTGGGAGATCGCCGCGGGCCTGCTCGCCCTGGGCCTGCAGCCGGAGGAACGCGTCGCCATCGCGTCCAACACGCGCATCGAGTGGGTCCTCATGGACCTGGCCACGAACTGCGCCGGCGGCGCGACCACGACGGTGTACCCGAACACCCAGGGCGAGGAGTTCGCCCACATCATCACGCACTCGGACTCGCACTTCTTCGTCGCGGAGAACCCCGAGCAGCTGGCCAAGCTCCGCGAGCTCGTCGGCGCCGAGCAGTTGCGCGCGGCCATCCTGCTCGACGGCAGCGACGAGGACGCCTACAGCCTGGACGCCCTCCGCGAGAAGGGCCGGGCGCACCTGGCCGAGAACCCGCGCGCGGTCGAGGACGCCGTGGCGGCGACCCGCCCCGACTCGCTGGCGACCCTCATCTACACCTCCGGAACCACGGGCCTGCCCAAGGGCGTCGAACTGCTGCACAGCAACTGGACTTACGAGGGCGTCGCGGTCGACCAGCTCGAGATCATCGGTCCGGACTCGCTGCAGTACTTCTGGCTGCCGCTGAGCCACGTGTTCGGCAAGGCCGTCATGATGATCCAGCTGCAGATCGGGTTCGCGTCCGTGGTCGACGGCCGACTCGAGCAGATCGTCCCGGGCCTGGGCGAGACCCACCCCAGCTTCATGTGCGGCGCCCCCCGCATCTTCGAGAAGGTGCGCAACGCGGTGAAGGCCAAGACGGCCACGGGCGTGAAGGCGAAGATCGCCCGCTGGGCGTTCGCGGTGGGCCGCGAGTCGCGCCCGTACCGCCTCGAGGGCAAGCCGCTGCCGTTCGCGATGGGCATCGCCTACAAGATCGCCGACAAGCTGGTCTTCTCCTCGCTGAAGGAGAAGATGGGCGGCAACATCGAGTTCTTCATCTCCGGCTCGGCCAAGCTGAGCGAGCAGGTGCAGGAGTGGTTCTACTCGGCCGGCATCGTCGTCGTGGAGGGCTACGGCTCGACCGAGACGTCGGCGGTGGCGTCGGTCAACGTGCCGAGCACGCCGCGCTTCGGCACGGTCGGCCCGGCGCTGCCCGGCTCGGAGTTCCGGATCGCCGAGGACGGCGAGGTGCTGCTCAAGGGGCCGGGCGTGATGCGCGGCTACCACAAGGATCCCGAGCAGACCGCCGAGGTGCTGGACGCCGACGGCTGGTTCCACACCGGCGACATCGGCGAGCTGGACGCCGACGGCTACCTGCGGATCACCGATCGCAAGAAGGACCTGATGAAGACGTCGGGCGGCAAGTACGTCGCCCCGCAGAAGGTCGAGGGCGCGCTGGCCGCCAACATCCCCTACGTGTCGCAGGCCGTCGCGGTCGGGGACGGCCGCAAGTACATCTCCGCGCTGCTCACCCTGGACCCGGCCGCGGTCGAGAACTGGGCCACGCGGCACGGCAAGGAGGGCATGAGCTACGCCGAGGTGACCCAGCTCCCCGAGATGCGGGAGTCCATCGACCGGTTCCTGCGGCGGGCCAACGCCAAGCTGGAGCGCTGGGAGACGGTCAAGAAGTACGCGATCCTCGACCACGAGCTGACCGTCGAGCAGGGCGGCGTCACGGCGAACATGAAGCTGCGGCGCTCCGCGATCGCGAAGGACTACGCGGACCTGGTCGACTCGATGTACGAGGTCGAGGACTGA
- a CDS encoding NUDIX hydrolase, protein MSATIHTPPAANDARAVLTGWRSPATSQESLRQAYLAFLDARPDATLRTCAPGHLTASAVVFSHDLSQVALVLHGIVGAWIQPGGHIEPDDATLADAARREVREELGLDVEPVGPVMLDVHPITCRGYTAQTRHLDVRFAARARPGAALVCSSESNDVAWWPVDALPEGTFDEVRELIALGHARLRG, encoded by the coding sequence GTGTCTGCCACGATCCACACTCCCCCTGCCGCCAATGATGCCCGGGCCGTGCTCACGGGCTGGAGGTCACCCGCCACCTCGCAGGAGTCGCTGCGGCAGGCGTACCTGGCGTTCCTGGACGCCCGCCCCGACGCCACGCTGCGCACGTGCGCGCCGGGGCACCTCACCGCGTCCGCCGTGGTGTTCAGCCACGACCTGTCCCAGGTGGCGCTGGTGCTGCACGGCATCGTCGGGGCGTGGATCCAGCCGGGTGGGCACATCGAACCCGACGACGCGACGCTGGCCGACGCCGCCCGCCGCGAGGTGCGGGAGGAACTCGGCCTCGACGTCGAGCCGGTCGGGCCGGTGATGCTGGACGTCCACCCCATCACCTGCCGCGGCTACACCGCCCAGACCCGCCACCTGGACGTCCGGTTCGCGGCGCGCGCCCGGCCGGGTGCGGCGCTGGTGTGCTCGTCCGAGTCGAACGACGTGGCCTGGTGGCCGGTCGACGCGCTCCCCGAGGGCACGTTCGACGAGGTCCGTGAGTTGATCGCCCTGGGGCACGCCCGGCTGCGCGGCTGA
- a CDS encoding OB-fold protein yields the protein MAPPSQAPKRPWYRLKRTWFIGVPVLLFILMNPVGGGAGSTPTAATPPAVAGTAVKQSAPPEVLNVTADQLLDALEANALKASETYLNKRVRIEGRLSNVDASGKYFSLSRSDDSFTFKRIRLYIEPEHRETVMHFTADQTVAATGTISDVDDSFGYTIQVESIG from the coding sequence ATGGCACCGCCTTCCCAGGCGCCCAAGCGCCCGTGGTACAGGTTGAAGCGCACGTGGTTCATCGGTGTTCCCGTACTCCTGTTCATCCTGATGAATCCTGTAGGCGGCGGGGCAGGCTCGACACCCACCGCCGCGACCCCGCCGGCCGTCGCCGGAACGGCTGTCAAGCAGTCCGCGCCGCCTGAGGTGCTCAACGTCACCGCCGACCAACTGCTCGATGCGCTCGAGGCCAACGCTCTCAAGGCATCCGAGACCTACCTCAACAAGCGCGTGCGCATCGAGGGCAGGCTCAGCAATGTCGACGCATCGGGCAAGTACTTCTCCCTATCCCGGTCGGACGACTCCTTCACGTTCAAGCGCATCAGGCTCTACATCGAACCCGAGCACCGTGAGACGGTGATGCATTTCACCGCGGATCAGACCGTCGCCGCCACCGGCACCATCTCCGACGTGGACGACTCCTTCGGCTACACCATCCAGGTCGAGTCGATCGGCTAG
- a CDS encoding acyl-CoA thioesterase, whose amino-acid sequence MRWSDVDTYGHVNNVVFFDYVAEARIALKEPLLDNAITGRGAEVEHTWMVARQDLRYLAQMQHRLAPYEVRTAIGRLGRTSMTLAAEVVDPEGGAVLARSTTVLVHGDADGRPQPLPDELHDAARRWAAIGAEGLA is encoded by the coding sequence GTGCGCTGGTCCGACGTCGACACCTACGGCCACGTCAACAACGTGGTGTTCTTCGACTACGTCGCCGAGGCGCGGATCGCCCTGAAGGAGCCGCTGCTCGACAACGCCATCACCGGGCGGGGCGCCGAGGTGGAGCACACCTGGATGGTCGCCCGGCAGGACCTGCGCTACCTGGCCCAGATGCAGCACCGGCTGGCGCCGTACGAGGTCCGCACCGCGATCGGACGCCTCGGGCGCACGTCCATGACCCTGGCCGCCGAGGTCGTGGACCCCGAGGGCGGCGCGGTGCTCGCGCGGTCCACCACCGTCCTCGTGCACGGCGACGCCGACGGACGCCCGCAGCCGCTGCCGGACGAACTGCACGACGCGGCGCGGCGCTGGGCGGCCATCGGCGCGGAGGGTCTGGCGTGA
- a CDS encoding shikimate dehydrogenase family protein: protein MLALGEASERARLLDSGNTFVFARGDEPARVENTDVTGLIGALGRAGVREASSAIVLGNGATARSALFSLADLGVTDALILARSEANARASLAGLAERLGVRLQYGVWGEIPDADAVDVLVSTVSAPLPEATAAGLARLTGAAFDATYNHYPTALDRAARAAGIVQLSGIDLLVGQALDQIRLFTGLECPPEPLLDAAYAALG, encoded by the coding sequence GTGCTGGCGTTGGGCGAGGCGTCGGAGCGCGCCCGGCTGCTCGATTCGGGCAACACGTTCGTCTTCGCGCGGGGCGACGAGCCGGCGCGGGTGGAGAACACCGACGTCACCGGTCTGATCGGAGCCCTGGGACGCGCCGGCGTGCGGGAGGCGTCCTCGGCGATCGTCCTCGGCAACGGCGCGACGGCGCGCTCGGCGCTGTTCTCGCTGGCCGACCTCGGCGTCACCGACGCGCTGATCCTGGCGCGCTCGGAGGCCAACGCCCGCGCCAGCCTCGCCGGCCTGGCGGAGCGGCTCGGCGTCCGGCTGCAGTACGGGGTCTGGGGCGAGATTCCCGACGCCGACGCCGTCGACGTGCTGGTGTCCACGGTCAGCGCCCCGCTGCCCGAGGCGACGGCCGCCGGCCTGGCGCGCCTCACGGGCGCGGCCTTCGACGCCACGTACAACCACTACCCGACGGCGTTGGACCGGGCGGCGCGCGCCGCCGGGATCGTGCAGTTGTCCGGGATCGACCTGCTGGTCGGGCAGGCGCTGGATCAGATCCGGCTGTTCACCGGTCTGGAGTGTCCGCCCGAGCCGCTGCTGGACGCCGCCTACGCGGCGCTGGGCTGA
- a CDS encoding ATP-binding protein, with protein MGAEVALVGRGEELAVLTDALAEGVTGRARVVLLRGEAGIGKTRLLTEALARHTAGAAMAPVVATGQCVDLGTIGAPFAPVRRLLHELGQAVGETDLRRAAGSPAVLATLATLVPELRTDEPVPPGSGDYVAEAVERVIEALSQDHHLVLVIEDLHWADAATLALLRTFASTLRGRHLTLIGSYRGEDLGRGHPLRSVLVELERNRAVTTVELTRLDADGVADQASRLLGREVGPEEAARLVARSEGVPFFVEELVRLGDAPLPSTLRDVVLARVDGLDANPRAVVDVLAVGGVFVAHDVLAAAAQGRPLDLDAGLASAVWAGVIQPEGDGYAFRHALIQEAVYDELLSGQRLALHRAYATVLQARVDGGDAGPAVEAAAHWVAARDDEAAFRATAVALRQARRALAVPTEAQCGERLLALWDKVAPTTRVSAGEFMALAARTVNVIRISGEVRRAMRLAEEVLAREGLTTVDRARMELELGLAQVGVQGTEAGLRHVREAERLVAGLDEPDAMRVRSEALALLGATAVTPRRRPPRRARLRG; from the coding sequence ATGGGGGCTGAGGTCGCCCTGGTCGGCCGGGGCGAGGAACTCGCCGTTCTCACCGACGCCCTGGCCGAGGGCGTGACGGGGCGTGCGCGGGTCGTGCTGCTGCGTGGAGAGGCGGGCATCGGCAAGACGCGCCTGCTGACCGAGGCGCTCGCCCGGCACACCGCGGGGGCGGCGATGGCGCCCGTCGTGGCGACCGGGCAGTGCGTCGATCTCGGGACGATCGGTGCCCCGTTCGCCCCGGTGCGCCGACTCCTGCACGAACTGGGCCAGGCGGTGGGGGAGACCGACCTGCGTCGCGCGGCGGGGTCGCCGGCCGTCCTGGCGACCCTGGCGACGCTCGTGCCCGAGCTCCGCACCGACGAGCCGGTGCCGCCGGGCTCGGGGGACTACGTCGCCGAGGCCGTCGAGCGCGTCATCGAGGCGCTGTCGCAGGACCATCACCTCGTGCTCGTCATCGAGGATCTGCACTGGGCCGACGCGGCGACCCTGGCGTTGCTGCGCACGTTCGCGTCCACGCTGCGCGGGCGGCACCTGACGCTGATCGGCAGCTACCGCGGTGAGGACCTGGGCCGCGGTCATCCGCTGCGATCGGTGCTGGTCGAACTGGAGCGCAACCGGGCCGTCACCACCGTCGAGCTGACCCGACTGGACGCCGACGGGGTCGCCGACCAGGCCAGCCGTCTGCTGGGGCGCGAGGTCGGGCCCGAGGAGGCCGCGCGGCTGGTGGCCCGCAGCGAAGGCGTCCCCTTCTTCGTGGAGGAGCTCGTCCGGCTCGGCGACGCCCCGCTGCCCAGCACCCTGCGCGACGTCGTCCTGGCCCGGGTTGACGGGCTGGACGCCAACCCGCGGGCCGTCGTGGACGTGCTCGCCGTCGGCGGCGTCTTCGTGGCCCATGACGTCCTCGCCGCCGCGGCCCAGGGCCGCCCCCTCGACCTGGACGCCGGGCTGGCCAGCGCCGTCTGGGCCGGCGTGATCCAGCCCGAGGGCGACGGCTACGCCTTCCGGCACGCGCTGATCCAGGAGGCGGTCTACGACGAACTCCTCTCCGGCCAGCGACTGGCGCTCCACCGCGCCTACGCGACCGTGCTCCAGGCCCGCGTGGACGGCGGCGACGCCGGGCCGGCCGTGGAGGCGGCGGCCCACTGGGTCGCGGCCCGCGACGACGAGGCGGCGTTCCGGGCCACGGCCGTGGCGCTGCGACAGGCGCGTCGGGCCCTCGCGGTGCCCACCGAGGCGCAGTGCGGCGAACGACTCCTGGCGCTCTGGGACAAGGTCGCGCCGACGACACGGGTCTCGGCGGGCGAGTTCATGGCCCTCGCGGCCCGCACCGTCAACGTGATCCGGATCTCGGGAGAGGTCCGCCGGGCGATGCGGCTGGCCGAGGAGGTGCTTGCACGTGAGGGGCTCACCACCGTTGATCGGGCCCGCATGGAACTCGAGCTCGGCTTGGCGCAGGTAGGCGTCCAGGGGACGGAGGCCGGCCTTCGGCACGTGCGGGAGGCCGAGCGTCTCGTGGCGGGTCTCGACGAGCCGGACGCGATGCGCGTCCGCTCGGAGGCGCTCGCCCTGCTCGGGGCAACAGCCGTGACACCACGGCGGCGCCCGCCCAGGCGCGCGAGGCTGCGCGGCTAG
- a CDS encoding response regulator transcription factor, which produces MLGLVAQGLSNPEIARVLFISPKTASVHVSAILGKVGARSRAEAAAWYTAASR; this is translated from the coding sequence GTGTTGGGGTTGGTGGCGCAGGGATTGTCGAATCCGGAGATTGCGCGGGTGTTGTTCATTTCGCCGAAGACGGCGTCGGTGCATGTGTCGGCGATTCTGGGGAAGGTGGGGGCGCGGAGCCGGGCCGAGGCGGCTGCATGGTACACCGCCGCCTCGCGCTGA
- a CDS encoding DsbA family oxidoreductase: MKIDIWSDIACPWCYIGLTRFERALAGFEHAEGVQVVHHSFQLDPTLPESFDGTEAEYLAARKGGSVADMRAMFAHVARAAATEDLTMDFDTLVVANSRRAHRLLHAARDADPTGGVQRRLEDALFRAHFTDGESISDADVLVRLAVAAGMDADLARAALDDPERDAQVAADIARASQLGISGVPFFVLADKYGISGAQPLEAFTQALAQVWDEIHPRVEPLKVPGLEGFSGGQACGPDGC; encoded by the coding sequence ATGAAGATCGACATCTGGTCCGACATCGCCTGCCCCTGGTGCTACATCGGGCTGACCCGCTTCGAGCGTGCGCTCGCCGGCTTCGAGCACGCCGAAGGGGTCCAGGTCGTCCATCACAGCTTCCAGCTCGATCCCACGCTGCCCGAGTCGTTCGACGGCACCGAGGCCGAGTACCTGGCAGCGCGCAAGGGCGGCTCGGTCGCCGACATGCGCGCCATGTTCGCCCACGTCGCCCGTGCGGCCGCGACCGAGGACCTCACGATGGACTTCGACACCCTCGTGGTGGCCAACTCCCGCCGCGCCCACCGGCTGCTGCACGCGGCCCGCGACGCCGACCCCACCGGCGGCGTCCAGCGTCGCCTGGAGGACGCGCTGTTCCGCGCCCACTTCACCGACGGCGAGTCCATCTCCGACGCCGACGTGCTGGTGCGTCTGGCCGTCGCCGCGGGCATGGACGCCGACCTGGCGCGCGCCGCCCTGGACGACCCGGAGCGCGACGCGCAGGTGGCGGCCGACATCGCCCGGGCGTCCCAGCTGGGGATCAGCGGCGTCCCGTTCTTCGTGCTGGCCGACAAGTACGGCATCTCGGGCGCGCAGCCGCTGGAGGCCTTCACCCAGGCGCTCGCGCAGGTGTGGGACGAGATCCACCCGCGCGTCGAGCCGCTGAAGGTGCCCGGCCTGGAGGGCTTCTCCGGCGGTCAGGCCTGCGGTCCCGACGGCTGCTGA